A single window of Gemmatimonadaceae bacterium DNA harbors:
- a CDS encoding zinc-dependent alcohol dehydrogenase family protein — protein sequence MKAAILRTMGLPRPYADSQPLHVEEVMLAAPGPHDVRVRVAAAGLCHSDLSVIEGNRPRPLPMVLGHEAAGEVVEVGREVTDIRVGDHVVFAFVPQCGHCLPCMTGRPALCEPGAAANAAGVLLDGATRLSDMRDEPLHHHLGVSGFAQYVVASRRSVVRIDRTLPFSVAALFGCAVLTGVGAIANTAQVRLGERVLITGLGGIGFSALLGALAAGASQVIVADVHDEKLEQARALGAHLTVNSSVPQAAEQVRDLTHGGADVALECAGVVEALAFTYAATRRGGRTITVGLPHASKRMDLAPVQLVAEERSLHGSYLGGCVPMRDIPAYIALYQTGRLPVDRLLTHTMPLHEINVGFDRMARGEAIRQVVLP from the coding sequence ATGAAGGCCGCCATTTTGCGCACGATGGGGCTCCCCCGCCCCTACGCCGATTCTCAGCCGTTGCACGTCGAGGAGGTGATGCTCGCCGCGCCCGGCCCCCACGACGTGCGGGTTCGCGTCGCGGCCGCGGGGCTGTGTCACTCCGACCTGAGTGTGATCGAGGGGAATCGGCCGCGACCGCTGCCGATGGTGCTCGGGCATGAGGCCGCCGGCGAGGTCGTCGAAGTGGGGCGCGAGGTCACCGATATCCGTGTCGGTGATCACGTCGTGTTCGCCTTTGTCCCGCAATGCGGGCACTGCCTCCCGTGCATGACCGGGCGGCCGGCGTTGTGTGAGCCGGGGGCGGCGGCCAACGCGGCCGGCGTGCTGCTCGATGGTGCGACCCGGCTCTCCGATATGCGCGACGAACCGCTGCATCATCATCTGGGTGTGTCGGGCTTTGCGCAGTATGTGGTGGCGTCGCGGCGCAGTGTGGTCCGCATCGATCGCACGCTGCCGTTTTCCGTGGCGGCCCTGTTCGGATGCGCCGTGCTCACCGGCGTGGGCGCCATCGCGAACACGGCGCAGGTCCGCCTCGGTGAACGCGTGCTGATCACCGGGCTGGGCGGCATCGGGTTTTCGGCGTTGTTGGGGGCGCTGGCCGCCGGTGCCAGTCAGGTCATCGTGGCCGATGTGCACGACGAGAAGCTCGAGCAGGCCAGGGCGCTCGGCGCGCATCTCACGGTGAACTCGAGTGTGCCGCAGGCGGCCGAGCAGGTGCGCGATCTCACCCATGGCGGCGCCGATGTCGCGCTGGAGTGTGCCGGCGTGGTGGAGGCGTTGGCATTCACCTACGCCGCAACGCGTCGTGGCGGGCGCACGATCACCGTCGGCCTGCCACATGCGTCCAAGCGGATGGATCTCGCGCCGGTACAGCTGGTCGCCGAGGAGCGGTCGTTGCACGGATCGTATCTGGGCGGGTGTGTGCCCATGCGGGACATTCCGGCGTACATCGCGCTCTACCAGACCGGCCGGCTCCCGGTCGATCGGCTGCTCACGCATACGATGCCACTGCACGAGATCAACGTGGGCTTTGACCGCATGGCGCGGGGCGAGGCCATTCGCCAGGTCGTGTTGCCCTGA
- a CDS encoding phosphatase PAP2 family protein, with amino-acid sequence MRLVPIARREVVALSAFTATSLALLPFDRRLAHRLAMNPARPGTGARWADRIATIGDPGSVLVAGSALLVGYGLRRPTVADVGRHLSEAIMLSGTLTAGAKVLIGRVRPRTAGLDAPFMFTPLRPSGGHVSYPSGHTSAAFTTAAVLEGELAHSRYAARHQGWATTGRVALYTAAAAVGTARVIQRAHWTSDVVAGAGLGIASGWWAVRMGHRPRARVANAAR; translated from the coding sequence GTGCGTCTGGTGCCCATCGCCCGGCGGGAAGTGGTGGCGTTGTCGGCCTTCACGGCGACCAGCCTCGCGCTGCTGCCGTTCGACCGTCGTCTGGCGCACCGTCTGGCCATGAATCCGGCGCGCCCGGGCACCGGCGCGCGCTGGGCCGATCGGATCGCGACGATCGGCGACCCGGGCAGTGTGCTCGTCGCCGGCAGCGCGCTGCTGGTGGGATACGGCCTGCGTCGGCCGACCGTGGCGGATGTAGGGCGGCATCTGAGCGAGGCCATCATGCTGTCCGGCACGCTCACCGCTGGCGCCAAGGTGCTGATCGGTCGTGTGCGACCCCGTACCGCCGGTCTCGACGCGCCCTTCATGTTCACGCCGCTCCGCCCGAGTGGTGGCCATGTCTCCTATCCCTCGGGGCATACCAGCGCGGCATTCACAACGGCGGCGGTGCTTGAGGGAGAGCTCGCGCATTCCAGGTATGCCGCACGCCATCAGGGATGGGCGACCACCGGCCGCGTCGCGCTCTACACGGCCGCGGCTGCCGTCGGCACCGCGCGCGTGATCCAGCGCGCGCATTGGACGAGTGATGTGGTGGCCGGGGCCGGGCTCGGGATCGCGAGTGGGTGGTGGGCCGTGCGGATGGGGCACCGACCACGCGCACGAGTCGCGAACGCGGCGCGCTGA
- a CDS encoding ATP-binding protein translates to MTASLLLPLDPLGRRRLKLAFVGTHGVGKTTLCFDLAAQLKRLDLGVDIVKEVARRCPLPINEDTTLDAQAWILHTQIAEEIEASALYEVVVCDRSVLDNYAYLVAKVGRRPELEPLVREWVRGYQALFKVPVLGAPTFDGKRAVSPTFQQEIDHIIDDLVAEFGVAVHHLDPGDRDGWTVHALRMLGLPTQPPQIDLFASK, encoded by the coding sequence GTGACCGCTTCTCTGCTGCTTCCGCTCGATCCCCTCGGCCGCCGCCGGCTCAAGCTCGCCTTTGTCGGGACGCACGGCGTGGGCAAGACGACGCTCTGCTTCGACCTGGCCGCCCAGCTCAAGCGCCTTGATCTTGGCGTGGACATTGTGAAGGAGGTGGCGCGGCGCTGCCCGCTGCCCATCAACGAGGACACCACCCTCGATGCGCAGGCGTGGATTCTCCACACGCAGATCGCCGAGGAGATCGAGGCGAGCGCACTCTACGAGGTGGTCGTCTGCGATCGGTCCGTGCTCGACAACTACGCCTATCTCGTGGCCAAGGTCGGCCGGCGCCCGGAGCTCGAGCCACTCGTGCGCGAGTGGGTCCGTGGGTATCAGGCGCTCTTCAAGGTCCCGGTCCTCGGCGCGCCCACATTCGACGGCAAGCGCGCGGTGAGCCCGACCTTTCAGCAGGAGATCGATCACATCATCGACGACCTCGTCGCCGAGTTCGGGGTGGCGGTACACCATCTCGATCCGGGCGATCGTGACGGGTGGACCGTGCACGCGCTGCGCATGCTGGGACTGCCCACGCAGCCACCGCAGATCGATCTGTTCGCCAGCAAATAG